A genomic segment from Bacteroidales bacterium encodes:
- a CDS encoding PD40 domain-containing protein — MKITIFKISLVLCLIVHLSINGQKHNKIYYSKLEKANKEFLYENYFSAFPLFSELYAMDSTNQDVIFKLGVCIFKVRRESQESFYYFNKVKNIYPAANFYLGRLYHAQQKFDKALECYQECRNSAENKDISGEEILYYMQKSLNAKEMQIVKSNATVNNMNNGINTPFAEYCPLLSPDENTIYFTSRRKGSTGNKLDANYEYYEDIYYAQKTNGQWGDVKNIGAPLNTELHDATVSISKDGQQIYIFRTSPNLISGMILVSKIEDGKWTEPIPINIPIIDEQSVVTSLSISPDLNTIYFASNREGGYGGKDIYRITRMPDSSWSKPMNLGPVINTPYDEESPFIHPDGVTLYFSSQGHKNMGGFDIFYSIKDENGNWTAPENMGTPINSVLDDLYFIATYDGKTIYFSSNRDDGNGSMDIYKGEIIDPQTNRLILKGTIMTQEPEIKSLKATITIIDFDTKELQGIYRTSNNGKYILVLLPRKKYKMIVEADKYYPFSTEIDLKERLQFEDLFKTIILKPINKE, encoded by the coding sequence ATGAAAATAACTATTTTTAAAATAAGTTTAGTTTTATGTTTAATTGTTCATTTAAGTATAAATGGACAAAAACATAACAAAATCTATTATTCAAAACTAGAAAAAGCAAATAAAGAATTTTTATATGAAAATTATTTTTCTGCTTTTCCTTTATTTAGCGAATTGTACGCAATGGATTCTACCAATCAAGATGTAATTTTTAAATTAGGTGTATGTATTTTTAAAGTTCGACGCGAATCGCAGGAATCATTTTATTATTTTAATAAGGTAAAAAATATTTACCCTGCTGCTAATTTTTATTTAGGTCGTTTATACCATGCTCAACAAAAATTCGATAAAGCATTGGAATGCTATCAGGAATGCAGAAATAGTGCTGAAAATAAAGACATTAGCGGCGAAGAGATTTTATATTATATGCAAAAATCGCTCAATGCAAAAGAGATGCAAATAGTAAAATCAAATGCAACAGTAAACAATATGAATAATGGTATAAACACTCCTTTTGCCGAGTACTGCCCTCTATTATCGCCCGATGAAAATACAATATACTTTACAAGTCGTAGAAAAGGTTCAACAGGTAATAAATTAGATGCTAATTATGAATATTACGAAGATATTTATTATGCTCAAAAAACAAATGGTCAATGGGGCGATGTAAAAAATATAGGTGCCCCTTTAAATACAGAATTACACGATGCCACCGTTTCTATATCGAAAGATGGACAACAAATATATATATTCCGCACCTCTCCAAATTTAATATCGGGAATGATACTAGTCTCAAAAATTGAAGATGGTAAATGGACCGAACCCATACCAATAAATATCCCTATAATTGACGAGCAAAGCGTAGTAACTTCACTCAGTATTTCGCCCGATTTAAATACCATTTATTTTGCAAGTAACCGCGAAGGTGGTTATGGTGGCAAAGATATATATCGTATTACTCGCATGCCCGATAGTTCATGGAGTAAACCCATGAATTTAGGCCCCGTCATAAATACCCCCTACGATGAAGAATCGCCTTTTATTCATCCCGACGGTGTTACTCTTTATTTCTCCTCACAAGGACATAAAAATATGGGTGGCTTTGATATTTTTTATTCAATAAAAGACGAAAACGGAAATTGGACAGCACCTGAAAATATGGGAACCCCTATCAATTCAGTACTTGATGATTTGTATTTTATTGCAACATACGACGGCAAAACCATATATTTTTCATCTAACCGTGATGATGGTAATGGTTCAATGGATATTTATAAAGGTGAAATAATTGATCCACAAACCAATCGACTGATTTTAAAAGGAACCATTATGACTCAAGAACCAGAAATAAAATCTCTTAAAGCTACAATTACCATTATAGACTTTGACACTAAAGAGTTACAAGGCATATATAGAACTTCTAACAATGGTAAATATATTTTGGTACTTCTACCTCGTAAAAAATATAAAATGATTGTAGAAGCCGATAAATATTATCCTTTTTCAACAGAGATAGATTTAAAAGAACGTTTACAATTCGAAGATTTATTTAAAACCATTATTTTAAAACCAATTAATAAAGAATGA
- a CDS encoding PorP/SprF family type IX secretion system membrane protein yields the protein MKKRIALTYLFIWLYFKLLAQDPHFSQFFVNSLYLSPSYAGSTQGTRLITNIRDQWPGIPGSFFTTTLSLDHFIPSLNSGVGLLLMKDVAGQGHLGSMQIGIQYTYQFRAFRNYQVRPSIHFYRSNRTIDFNRLVFNDQLSLSGIAGGSVEVPPLKQVGYIDFASSILIYSSTNWVGFTWDHMLEPNQSIIDAYSPIPAKYSFFGGHKFYLHGKTSVYNEESINSWIHYRSQGKFDQIDIGAYWTRTPIILGLWYRGIPIFKHYKLGYQNNDAIVIQVGYIWKDIKLGYSYDITISRLIANTYGSHEFSLVYEFNQDQRIRKKTRKVIIPCPKY from the coding sequence ATGAAAAAAAGAATTGCATTAACATATTTGTTTATATGGTTGTATTTTAAATTATTGGCTCAAGACCCTCATTTTTCACAGTTTTTCGTCAATTCGCTCTATTTGAGTCCTTCGTATGCTGGTAGTACTCAAGGCACACGTCTTATAACCAATATACGCGACCAATGGCCGGGTATTCCAGGTTCATTTTTTACTACTACCCTATCGTTAGACCATTTTATACCTTCTTTGAACAGTGGCGTTGGATTATTATTAATGAAAGATGTTGCAGGTCAAGGACATTTAGGAAGTATGCAAATAGGGATTCAATATACTTATCAGTTTCGTGCTTTTAGAAATTATCAAGTACGCCCTTCAATACATTTTTATCGTTCCAATCGTACCATCGATTTTAATCGTCTGGTATTTAACGATCAACTAAGTCTTTCAGGAATTGCTGGTGGATCGGTCGAAGTACCACCACTTAAACAAGTCGGTTATATCGATTTTGCAAGTTCTATCTTGATTTATTCTTCAACAAATTGGGTAGGTTTTACTTGGGATCATATGCTAGAACCCAATCAGAGCATTATTGATGCCTATAGCCCTATTCCAGCAAAATATTCCTTTTTTGGCGGACATAAGTTCTATTTACATGGAAAAACAAGTGTTTACAATGAAGAAAGTATAAATTCGTGGATACATTACCGCTCGCAAGGTAAATTCGACCAAATAGATATAGGTGCCTATTGGACAAGAACACCTATTATACTTGGATTATGGTATAGAGGTATACCCATTTTTAAACATTATAAATTGGGCTATCAAAACAACGATGCTATTGTTATTCAAGTTGGCTATATATGGAAAGATATAAAATTGGGCTATTCGTATGACATTACTATTTCTCGATTAATTGCAAATACATATGGTTCACATGAGTTTTCGCTTGTATACGAATTCAATCAAGATCAGCGAATTCGCAAAAAAACTCGAAAAGTAATTATTCCTTGTCCCAAATATTAA
- a CDS encoding hydrolase, whose amino-acid sequence MKIAVDFDGTIVENAYPQIGEEKMFAIETLKQLQKRGHQIILWTYRTGKELDAAVNFCKQRGLEFYAVNNNFPEEKPQDNLPRKINADVYIDDRNLGGFIEWGKVWQILTNESMEQLEENYKKSKKKFWSKLFRK is encoded by the coding sequence ATGAAAATAGCTGTTGATTTTGATGGAACCATTGTAGAAAATGCTTATCCTCAAATAGGAGAAGAAAAAATGTTTGCTATTGAAACTCTGAAACAATTACAAAAACGCGGTCATCAAATTATTCTTTGGACCTATAGAACTGGTAAAGAATTAGATGCAGCAGTTAACTTTTGCAAGCAACGTGGCTTAGAATTCTATGCAGTAAACAATAATTTTCCGGAAGAAAAGCCTCAAGATAATCTTCCTCGTAAAATCAATGCAGATGTTTATATCGACGATAGAAATTTAGGTGGCTTTATTGAATGGGGAAAAGTATGGCAAATATTAACAAATGAAAGTATGGAACAGTTAGAAGAAAATTATAAAAAATCGAAAAAAAAATTTTGGTCAAAGCTTTTTAGAAAGTAG
- a CDS encoding carboxypeptidase-like regulatory domain-containing protein has product MSYFKAFSLIILAVLLSLNVWTQEKNVLKGIIISQKEEKAIQYANIRIKDSPYGTTSDENGKFEFSFPNQFSKDTLIISCIGYKRLVLPLSTLNLKQLQHFELEDSLILLNEVVAMAYDFIDALKWKTKKDDKSRLYLTFATREIQNAANFISILKETFGKDFKLKSNFIRWKKVKIPEVGDKITFVVAWFRCPYCPDPENITVTIDVMDKKDNSLVENPTYTKKLEKYFQNLLDKTFAQGVDYRQLESRDSITYLKKSTEPYTGQCYGYYENGQKGLRGAYVNGVRDGVWEYWYSNGQKKVEGKYKKGLKDGQWLYWYPSGQLRIKAFYKDNEMDGTNIWYHENGQKKKEAVFRNGVYIEKTEWDEKGNVIEIRNFLK; this is encoded by the coding sequence ATGAGCTATTTTAAAGCATTTTCGCTTATTATTTTGGCTGTTCTTTTGTCTTTAAATGTATGGACACAAGAAAAAAATGTGCTTAAAGGAATTATTATTAGTCAAAAAGAAGAAAAAGCCATTCAATATGCCAATATTCGCATAAAAGATAGCCCATACGGTACAACTTCTGACGAAAATGGTAAATTTGAATTTAGTTTTCCAAACCAATTTTCTAAAGATACATTAATCATAAGTTGTATTGGATATAAAAGATTAGTATTACCATTAAGTACATTAAATCTTAAGCAATTACAACACTTTGAACTCGAAGATTCGCTCATATTGCTGAACGAAGTTGTTGCCATGGCTTATGATTTTATTGATGCACTTAAATGGAAAACCAAAAAAGATGATAAAAGCCGTTTATATTTAACTTTTGCAACGCGTGAAATACAAAATGCCGCTAATTTTATTAGTATATTAAAAGAAACTTTTGGTAAAGATTTTAAACTTAAAAGCAATTTCATACGTTGGAAAAAGGTTAAAATTCCCGAAGTCGGCGATAAAATAACTTTTGTGGTTGCATGGTTTCGATGTCCTTATTGTCCAGATCCTGAAAATATAACGGTAACCATTGATGTTATGGACAAAAAAGACAATAGTTTGGTTGAAAACCCAACATATACCAAAAAATTAGAAAAATATTTTCAAAATTTACTTGATAAAACTTTTGCTCAAGGTGTAGATTATCGACAATTAGAATCACGTGACTCTATTACTTACCTAAAAAAATCTACTGAACCCTATACGGGTCAATGCTATGGTTATTACGAAAATGGACAAAAAGGGTTAAGAGGTGCTTATGTTAACGGAGTACGCGATGGAGTTTGGGAATATTGGTATAGCAATGGTCAAAAAAAAGTTGAGGGCAAATATAAAAAAGGTCTAAAAGACGGACAATGGCTATATTGGTATCCTAGCGGTCAATTAAGAATTAAAGCATTTTATAAAGATAATGAAATGGATGGTACTAATATTTGGTATCACGAAAATGGCCAGAAAAAGAAAGAAGCGGTATTTCGCAATGGCGTTTATATTGAAAAAACAGAGTGGGACGAAAAAGGTAATGTAATTGAAATAAGAAACTTTTTAAAATAA